Part of the Solwaraspora sp. WMMA2065 genome is shown below.
ACGGATCCGGCGGTGCATCTGCCGCCGGACCCGGATGAGTTCGCTACGTGTCATCATGACTACTCCTCCCCCCGAAGGTGCCGTGACGGCGTCCTCCCCACCGTCCGGCGCACCCAGTATCTGTTGATGGAGACGTAGCCGCAGCCGATTTGGTTGCACTTGACGCAAGATTGACATCACCTTTCTCATCGTGGGCCGGGTTAGCGTCGCAGTGGGGCGGTTCGGCGTCCGCACTGGACACGCGCGGGCGGCCGCGTCAAGCACGGCACGCCGCCCACTACGGTTGTCCAGATGGACCAGTCGAACAACTATCGCGCGCCAGACGACCAATCCCGACCGGGACCGGACCGGGTTGGCCCGACACCCGACGAACCGGGGTCGGAGCGGCACCGGGGCGCGGTGACCCTGCGCCGGGAAGCGGTCCGCCGCAGCACCGCCGATCAGGGTCTGCTCGATTCACGGGCCCGTGGCGAATGGAAGACCAAGGATTCCTGGCGGGCGCTGCGAATCCTGTCGGAGTTCGTCGAAGGGTTCGACACTCTCGCTGATCTGCCGCCGGCGGTCAGTGTTTTCGGTTCAGCCCGCAGCGCGTCGGGCAGCCCTGAATGCCGGCTCGCCGAAGAACTGGGCCGTGCGCTCGCCGGTGCCGGCTACGCCGTGATCACCGGCGGCGGTCCCGGTGTGATGGAGGCGGCCAACCGGGGTGCCACCGAGGCCGGCGGCGTGTCGGTGGGGCTCGGCATCGAATTGCCGTTCGAGCAGGGCATCAACGAATGGGTGGAGGTCGGCATCAACTTCCGTTACTTCTTCGCCCGCAAGACCATGTTCGTCAAGTACGCCCAGGCGTTCGTGGTGCTGCCCGGCGGGTTCGGCACCATGGACGAGTTGTTCGAGGCGCTCACCCTGGTGCAGACCGGCAAGGTGACCAGGTTCCCGGTGGTGCTGATGGGCACCGGGTACTGGTCCGGACTGGTCGACTGGCTGCGTGACACGATGCAGGCGCAGGGGCGGATCGGCGATGCCGATCTCGACCTGCTCTGCCTGACCGACGACGTCGCCGAGGCGGTACGGCACATCGTCGACGCGGACGCCGCCCTCGCCGCAGAGCAGGAGGCGCTGCGCCAGACGGCGCACGCCCAGATCGCGGCCGAGCGGCAGGCCGACGAACGGGCACCGGCCGGGGACCACCGGCCGGCGGAGTGAGAGGAGCAGCACGGATGGCCGCGATCGGAGTCTTCTGCGCCTCGTCGCGCACCCTTGAGCAGCGGTGGCTCGACCTGGCCGCCGAGACCGGACGGGAGCTGGCCCGGCGTGGGCACACCCTGGTCTCCGGCGGCGGCTGCGTCGGCATGATGGGTGCGCTCGCGGACGGCACCCGGGCCGGCGGCGGCTGGACCCTCGGGGTGATCCCGCAGTCGCTGGTCGACCTGGAAGTGGCCGACACCCGCTCCGACGAACTCGTCGTCACCGACGGGATGGCCAGCCGTAAGACGCTGATGATCGAAAAGTCGGATGCGTTCGTCACCCTGCCCGGCGGCCTCGGCACTTTGGACGAACTGTTCGAGGTGTGGACCACGGCGGTGCTCGGGCTGCACCGCAAACCGGTGGTCCTCGTCGACACCGACGGCTTCTACCAAGGGCTGCTGGACTGGCTGACGGCGCTGGCGGAGACGGCGTTCGTCGGGTGGTCGGCCCGGGAGATGCTGATTGTCGTCGATTCAGTGCCGGCGGCGCTGGACGAGATCGAGGCCCGGCTCGATTGACCGGATCCCTGCAGTCCGGCGTGCCCGCGACCCGGCGTGCCGGCCACCCGGCTGCCGACAGCTGTCCCATCGTCGTGGTGAGATGAGCGGCGTGCAGGCGTACCGGCTGGTCCGCCGGCCGGCGCAGGCCGAGCCGGCGCGCTTCGACGACTCCGCGCAGCAGGCAGTGGTCACGCACACCGACGGACCGCTGCTGGTCGTCGGCGGTCCGGGTACCGGCAAGACCAGCACCCTGGTCGACGCGGTCGCCACCCGGGTCGCCGAGGGGACCGACCCGGAGCGGATCCTGGTGCTCACCTTCAACCGGCGGGCCGCCGTCGCACTGCGCCGACGGATCGAGGCGGCGATCGCCGCCGGCTCCCGGCGGGTGTTGCACGAACCCCTGGTACGAACGTTTCCCGGCTACGCGTTCGGCCTGTTGCGCCGTGCCGCCGCCGAACGGGGTGAGCCGTCGCCGCGGCTGCTCACCGGCCCCGAGCAGGATCTGATCATCCGCGAACTGCTGGACGTGGCCGGCCCGCAGCCAGGGGCCACCGGACTGGACGGCCCGACCGCCGCCACCACCGGCCCGGCCGGCAATCAGATCGGTGACCAGATCGGTGACCCGGTCGGCTGGCCGCCGGAGTTGCGCGCCGCCCTGCCCACCAGGGCGTTCGCCACTCAGCTGCGCGACCTGCTGCAGCGGGCCACCGAACGTGGTGTCGGGCCGGTCGAGCTGGCCCGGCTCGGTGAACGGCTGGGCCGGGCAGACTGGCCGGCGGCGGCCCGCTTCCTGCGCCAGTACGTCGCGGTTCTCGCGCTGCGCGACGTCAGCAACCGGGGTTCGATCGGCTACGACCACGCCGAGCTGGTCCGGGCCGCCACCGGGCTGCTCACCGACGATCCGCCGCTGCTTGAGGCCGAACGGGGCCGGCTGTCCTACATCTACGTCGACGAACTGGCCGACACCGACCCGGCGCAGGTCGAGCTGCTCGGCCTGCTCGCCGGCGGCGGGCGGCCGCTGGTCGTGTTCGCCGACCCGGACTCCTCGACGTACGCGTTCCGGGGCGCCGATCCGGGCATCGTGCCGGCGTTCAGGCACCGGTTCCGGACTGCCTCGGGCGCGCCCGCCCGGCAGATCCTGCTGCCGGTCTGCTACCGCACCGATCCGGAGCTGCTGGTGGCGACCGGTCGGGTGGCCCGGCGGCTGCGTGGCCCGGCCGGCCACCGCGAGCTGCGCCCGGCCCCGGCCGGCGGGCCGGTCGGTCGGTCGCCGGCCGACCCGCCGCCGGCCGACGGCGCGACGCCGGACCGGGCCGACCCGGTAGCGGTACGGGTGTTCCGCTCGGCGACCAGCGAGGCCGGCTACCTGGCGCACGCGCTGCGGGTGGCGCACCTGATCGACGGGGTGCCGTGGTCCCGGATGGCGGTGATCGTGCGCTCCACCACGCTGCAGCTGCCGCCGCTGCAGCGGGCGCTGCACGTCACCGGCGTACCGACCGTGGTGCACGCGGAGGACCTGCCGCTGCACCGGCAGCCGGCGGTGGCGCCGTTGCTGTTGCTGCTGCGCTGCGCGTTGGAGCCGGACCGGCTGGACGAGGAGGCGGCGGTCGCGCTGCTGCACTCCCCGCTGGGCGGGGCGGATCCGTTGGCCGAGCGGCGGCTGCGGCAAGGGCTGCGGGCTCTGGCGCTGGCCGCCGGTGACCGCCGTCCCTCCGGTGAGTTGCTGGTCGACGCGTTGCGCGATCCGGCGGAGCTGGCCGCGATCGAACGCCGCTGGGCGGCACCGGCGCAGGCGGTCGCGGCGCTGCTGGCCACCGCCCGGGACACCGCGGCCCGGCCGGGTGCGACCGCCGAGGATGTGCTCTGGGCGGTGTGGCAGACCAGCGGTCTGGCCGACCGGTGGTTCGGCGCGATCCTGCGCGGCCGGACCCCGGGCGGGCCGGCCGGCACCGTACCCGTCGGTGGGGTGACCGACGCCGGGGCGCGGTGGCGGGCCGCGGCGGCGGACCGGGACCTGGACGCCGTGATGGCGCTGTTCGACGCGGCCGCGCGGTTCGTCGATCGGCTGCCGGGTGCCCGGACCGAGGTCTTCCTCGACCATGTGCTCGGCCAGCAGTTGCCGGCCGACACCCTGGCGCCGAGCGGCGACCGCGGCGAAGCGGTCCGGCTGCTCACCGCGCATGCCGCGAAAGGCCTCGAATGGGACGTGGTGGCGGTCGCCGGGGTGCAGGAGGGTGTCTGGCCGGACCTGCGGCTGCGCGGCAGCCTGCTCGGTTCGGAACGGCTGGTCGATGTCTTGACCGGCCGGGCCGACGGCGCCGGGCTCACCGCGTCGCTGGTCGCGCAGACGTCGGCGCTGCTCGACGAGGAGCGGCGGTTGTTCTACGTGGCGGTGACCCGAGCCCGCCGACGGCTGCTGGTCACCGCGGTCGCCTCCGCCGGGGTCGGCGGGCTGGACCACGAGGAGCAGCCGAGCCGGTTCCTGCACGAGCTGGGCGTGTCGACGGTGGATGCCGACGGCGAGGAGCTGCCGACCCTGCCGGTCGGCCGGCCGCCCCGGTCGCTCACCCTGCCGGCGCTGGTCGCCGAGCTGCGTACCGTGGTCACCGACCAGACGGCGCAGCCGCAGCGCCGGCAGGAGGCGGCGGCGGTGCTCGGCCGGCTGGCGGTCGCCGGGGTGCCCGGTGCCCACCCGGACGACTGGTGGGGGCTGCGGCCGCTCTCCGACGACCGGCCGCTGGTCGACGAGGGCGAGTCGGTCCGGGTCACCCCGTCGACCATGGAGAGCGCGCTGCGGTGCAGCCTGCGCTGGCTGCTGGAGCGGCACGGCGGCCGGGGCGAGCCGAGCGCGGCGGCCGGCGTCGGCAACCTGGTGCACGCGGCGGCGATGCTCGCCGAGGACGCCAGCGTCGACCGGGCGAAACTGCTGGAGTACGTCGCGGCCCGGTTCGACGCGATCGACCTGGCCGCCCGCTGGATGGCCGGTCCGGAGCTGGCCCGCGCCGAAGGCATGGTCGACAAGCTGCTGCGCTGGCTGGCCAGCAACCCGCGCCGGCTGCTCGCGATCGAGCACGAGTTCACCGTACGGCTGGACGACCCGCGGCAGCCGGTGGAGCTGACCGGCCGGGTGGACCGGTTGGAGATCGACGCCGACGGCCGGTTGGTGGTGATCGACCTCAAGACCGGCAAGTCGACCTCGGTCACCGCCGCCGAGCTGGCCGAGCATCCGCAGCTCGGTGCCTACCAGGCGGCGGTCGAGGCGGGGGCGTTCGCCGAGTACGGCGACGACGCCGGTGGCGCGGCGCTGGTCCAGCTCGGTACCCCGGTGAAGGAGGCGAAGGAGCAGCAGCAGGAGCCGCTGGCCGACACCGACGACGCCGGCTGGGCGACGGCGATGGTCCGCCGTACCGCCCAGACGATGGCGGCGTCGACGTTCTCGGCGGTGGCCAACTCCAGCTGCCGGGTCTGCCCGGTGAAGACCAGCTGCCCGGTCTCCGGCAAGGGCCGGCAGGTCGTCGAACCACCAGCGGAGCACGGATGACGCAGCAGTCGTTGTTCGCCGCCGCTCCGCCGCCGCGCCGCCGCCCTGACGCCGGGCCGCGCTACACCCCGCAGGAGCTGTCCCGGCTGCTGAAACTGCCGCCACCGACCCCGGAGCAGGCGGCGATCATCGCCGCCCCGGTGGAGCCGCTGCTGGTGGTCGCCGGGGCCGGGTCCGGCAAGACCGAGACGATGGCCGCCCGGGTGGTCTGGCTGGTCGCCAACGACCAGGTACGCCCGGAGCAGGTGCTCGGCCTCACCTTCACCCGTAAGGCGGCCGGTGAGCTGGCCCACCGGATCCGGACCCGGCTGGGACAACTGGTCCGCCAGCTCGGCCGGCAGGGTCGCCGGGAGGAGGAGGATCCGCTGGCCGGCGAGCCGATGGTGGCGACCTACCACTCGTACGCCGCCCGGGTGGTCACCGAACACGGGCTGCGGGCCGGGTACGAGCCGTCGGCCCGGCTGCTCACCGAGGCGTCCCGCTGGCAGATCGTCGACTTCCTGGTCCGCAACTACGACGGTGACATGTCCGAGGTGGACCGGGCGCCGGGCACGGTCACCGACGCGGTGCTGGCGCTCGCCGGGGAACTGGCCGAGCACCTGGTCACCCCGGACCAGTTGGCCGGCTGGACCGGCCGGTTCTTCGCCGAGGTGCAGTCCCGGCCCGGCCGGGTGTACGCCGACGTGCGGCGGGCGCTGACCATCCAGCAGATCCGGCTGCGGCTGCTGCCGCTGGTCCGGGCGTACCAGCAGCGCAAGGCCGATTTCGAGGCGATGGACTTCGCCGACCAGATGTCCCGGGCGGCGCAGGTGGCCCGGGACCATCCGGCGGTGGGCGAGTTGGAGCGGGACCGCTACCGGGTGGTGCTGCTCGACGAGTACCAGGACACCAGCCACGCCCAGGTGGTGATGCTGCGGTCGCTGTTCGGCGGCGGGCATCCGGTGGTCGCGGTCGGTGACCCGTGCCAGTCGATCTACGGCTGGCGCGGGGCGAGCGCCGGCACCCTGGACCGGTTCCCCGGCGAGTTCGCCCGTGCCGACGGCACCCCGGCCCGGTCGCTGACGCTGACCACCAGTTGGCGCAATCGGCCGGAGATCCTCAGCGTCGCCAACCAGCTGTCCGGCCCGCTGCGGACCGCCGGGGCCCGGGTGGCGGCGCTGGCCGCCGCCGCGAAGGTCGCTCCGCCGATTCCGGGCCGCACGGCCCGGGGCGCGCCGGCCGCGACGGTGCACTGCGCGCTGCTGGACACGGTGCTCGACGAGGCCGAGTGGATCGCCGACGGCATGTTGGCGGCCTGGCGGGGGGCGGCCGGCGTCGAGCCGGGTCGCGGTGACGAGATCCCGGTCGACGCCCGGCCGACCAGCGCGGTGCTGGTCCGGGTGCGCAGCCAGATCCCGGCGGTCGAGGCGGCGCTGCGGGCCCGCGGCCTGCCGGTCGAGGTGGTCGGTCTCGGCGGCCTGCTGGACACCCCGGAGGTCCGCGACGTCGTCAGTACGCTGCGCGTGCTGGCCGATCCGACCGACGGCGCGGCGCTGCTGCGGCTGCTGACCGGGGCCCGGTGGCGGATCGGTCCCCGGGACCTGGTGGCGCTGCACCGGCGGGCCCGGGCGATCGCCGACGCCCGGCGGGAGCTGCCCCGGGCCGGGGCGGCTGAGCCGGAGATCGTCGTCGACCGGCTCGACGAGGCCAGCCTGGTCGAGGCGTTGGCCGATCCGGGGCCGGCCCAGCTGTACTCGGCGGAGGGCTACGCCCGGCTGCGCGGGTACGGCCGGGAGCTGGCCCTGCTGCGGCAACGCCTGGACCAGTCGTTGCCGGACCTGATCGCCGACGTCGAGCGGACCACCGGCCTGGACGTGGAGGTGGCGGTGCGGGCCGGCGGGGCCGGCGGCGGTGACGCCGGGCTGGCCCGCGGGCACCTGGACGCGCTCGGCGACGTCGCCGCCCGGTTCGCCGGTGAGTCGGACACCGCGACCCTGTCGGCGTTTCTGGCGTTCCTGGACGCCGCCGAGGACGAGGAACGCGGGCTGAGCCCCGGCGAGATCGACGTGGTGTCCGGCGCGGTGCAGATCCTCACCGCGCACGCCGCCAAGGGCCTGGAGTGGGACGTGGTGGCGGTGGCCGGGCTGACCCGCGACGTCTGGCCGGGGGCGGTGCGCGGCTCGGACCACTACCTGTACGGCCTCGGGGTGCTGCCGTTCCCGTTGCGCGGCGACGCGGATGGCCTGCCGGCGCTGGTCCTCGACGACGCCGAGGACCAGAAGGCGGTGGAGCGGGAGCTGACCGAGTTCAGCAAGCGGTGGCGCGAGCACGACGAGCGGGAGGAGCGGCGGCTGGCGTACGTGGCCGTCACCCGGCCGCGCCGGCTGCTGCTCTGTTCCGGCTACTGGTGGGGCGCCGGGGTGAAACGGCACCGTGGGCCGTCGGTGTTCCTCAGGGAGATCCACGACGACTGCCTGGCCGGCGCGGGGGTGGTGGACCACTGGGCGGCGGAGCCGCTGCCGGGCGCGGCGAACCCGATCGACGAGGTGACGGTCCGGGCCGAGTGGCCGGCCGATCCGCTGGGCGCGCAGCGGCCCCGGATGACGGAGGCGGCGAACCTGGTCCGCCAGGCGATGGACCGGCCGGTCGACCCGCCGGACGATGAGCCGTCGGCGGGGTGGTGGGCGGAGGCCCGGATCCTGCTCGCCGAGCGGGACCAGCTGGCTCACGGGGTCGGGCCGGTGGACGTGCCGCTGCCGGACCAGTTGTCGGTGTCGCAGTTGGTGGCCTTGCGTCGGGACCGGTTCGGGCTGGCCCGGACGCTGCGCCGGCCGCTGCCCGGTCGACCGGATCCGTACGCCCGGCGGGGGACGGCGTTCCACGCCTGGCTGGAGCAGCGCTTCGGCGCGGACCGGCTGTTGGACGTCGACGAGTTGCCCGGTTCCGCCGACGCCGACGCGGCACCCGACGACGCCCTGCTGGAGCTGCAGGAGCGGTTCCTGGCCAGCGAGTGGGCCGGCCGGGTGCCGGTCGAGGTGGAGGTGCCGTTCGCCACGGTGATCTCCGGGGTGGTGGTTCGTGGCCGGATGGACGCGGTGTTCGCCGGTCCGGGCGGCCGGTACGACGTGGTCGACTGGAAGACCGGGCGGCAGCCGACCGGGGTGGCCGAAGCCGCGGCGGCGGTGCAGCTCGCCGCGTACCGGCTGGCCTGGGCGGACCTGGCCGGGGTGCCGGTGGAGCAGGTCCGGGCCGCGTTCCACTACGTGCGCGACGGTGTCACCGTGCGGCCGGCTGACCTGCTGGACCGGGCCGGGCTGGCGAAGCTGATCAATGATCTGCCGTTGCTGGGTGGCACGTCGGATTCGTGATAGCCTGGCGGTGTTGCAGTATTGGTTCCCCGTGCCGTCCCCGGTGCTACCCGCCGGCCGGCCGGTCACAGTGACAGTGCGAGCGCCTGTGGGGTCTCGGCCCAGGCGCTCTTTGTTGTGTCCGGACTCTGTTCCGGATGGGGCGATCAGCACCGCGACGCCGGTCCGCGTAGTAAGCGCGGATCTCACATCGGCCCGCAGGCAGTCTCGGGTCCGATCGTTCCATCAAGGAGAAGAGTTACATGGCAGTAGGCACCGTCAAGTGGTTCAACGCGGACAAGGGTTTTGGTTTCATCACCCCGGATGAGGGCGGTGCCGACGTGTTCGCCCACTTCTCCGCCATCCAGTCCTCCGGCTACCGGAGCCTGGACGAGAACCAGCGGGTCGAGTTCGAGATCACCCAGGGCCAGAAGGGCCCGCAGGCGGCCAACATCCGCCCGCTCTGAGCTGTTCGGTACGAACGGTCCGGCTCCCGCCGCCTGAGCGGCGGGAGCCGGACCGCAGCAAGTCCCACCCTGGTTCGTGCTTGTGACCCGCTGCTGGCGACCCCGTCGCCCGGCGCCTTCCTCGCTACGTGCCACCTCGCTAGCGGAAGGCCGATCCGGTCATATGAGCACCACCACGATTCTTCACGTCCAGACGCCCTCCTTCGCCGACCTCGGTGTGCCGGCGAGCCTGCTCGCCGCGTTGACCGCCAACGGCATCAACGAGCCGTTCCCCATCCAGGCGGCGACGCTGCCCGACTCGTTGGCCGGCCGTGACGTCCTCGGCCGCGGCCGCACCGGCTCCGGCAAGACCCTCGCCTTCGGGCTGCCGCTGGTGGCCCGTACCGCCGGGCGGCGCGCCCGCCCCGGTCGGCCACTGGCCCTGGTCCTGGTCCCCACCCGTGAGCTGGCCCAACAGGTGACGGCCGCGGTGGAACCGTACGCCCGGGCGGTGCGGCTGCGCTGCGTCACCGTCGTCGGTGGCCTGTCGATCCAACGCCAGGCCGACGCGCTGCGCTCCGGCGCGGAAATCGTCGTCGCCACCCCGGGTCGGCTCAACGACCTGGTCAACCGGGGTGCGTGCCAGCTCGACGACGTTACCGTGACGGTGCTCGACGAGGCCGACCAGATGGCCGACATGGGTTTCCTGCCGCAGGTCACCATGATCCTGCGCAAGGTCGCGCCGGGCGGGCAGCGGATGCTCTTCTCGGCCACTCTGGACCGCGGGGTGGACCGGCTGGTCCGCGAGTTCCTCACCGACCCGGTGTCGCACCAGGTCGACCCGTCGACCGCCACCGTCGGTGCGATGAGCCACCACCTGTTGCACGTGAGCGCGGCCGACAAGCCGGCGACCACGGCGGCCATTGCCGCCCGGGACGGCCGGGTCATCATGTTCATCGGCACCAAGCACCGCGCCGACCGGCT
Proteins encoded:
- a CDS encoding TIGR00730 family Rossman fold protein; this encodes MDQSNNYRAPDDQSRPGPDRVGPTPDEPGSERHRGAVTLRREAVRRSTADQGLLDSRARGEWKTKDSWRALRILSEFVEGFDTLADLPPAVSVFGSARSASGSPECRLAEELGRALAGAGYAVITGGGPGVMEAANRGATEAGGVSVGLGIELPFEQGINEWVEVGINFRYFFARKTMFVKYAQAFVVLPGGFGTMDELFEALTLVQTGKVTRFPVVLMGTGYWSGLVDWLRDTMQAQGRIGDADLDLLCLTDDVAEAVRHIVDADAALAAEQEALRQTAHAQIAAERQADERAPAGDHRPAE
- a CDS encoding TIGR00730 family Rossman fold protein, with protein sequence MAAIGVFCASSRTLEQRWLDLAAETGRELARRGHTLVSGGGCVGMMGALADGTRAGGGWTLGVIPQSLVDLEVADTRSDELVVTDGMASRKTLMIEKSDAFVTLPGGLGTLDELFEVWTTAVLGLHRKPVVLVDTDGFYQGLLDWLTALAETAFVGWSAREMLIVVDSVPAALDEIEARLD
- a CDS encoding ATP-dependent DNA helicase, with the translated sequence MQAYRLVRRPAQAEPARFDDSAQQAVVTHTDGPLLVVGGPGTGKTSTLVDAVATRVAEGTDPERILVLTFNRRAAVALRRRIEAAIAAGSRRVLHEPLVRTFPGYAFGLLRRAAAERGEPSPRLLTGPEQDLIIRELLDVAGPQPGATGLDGPTAATTGPAGNQIGDQIGDPVGWPPELRAALPTRAFATQLRDLLQRATERGVGPVELARLGERLGRADWPAAARFLRQYVAVLALRDVSNRGSIGYDHAELVRAATGLLTDDPPLLEAERGRLSYIYVDELADTDPAQVELLGLLAGGGRPLVVFADPDSSTYAFRGADPGIVPAFRHRFRTASGAPARQILLPVCYRTDPELLVATGRVARRLRGPAGHRELRPAPAGGPVGRSPADPPPADGATPDRADPVAVRVFRSATSEAGYLAHALRVAHLIDGVPWSRMAVIVRSTTLQLPPLQRALHVTGVPTVVHAEDLPLHRQPAVAPLLLLLRCALEPDRLDEEAAVALLHSPLGGADPLAERRLRQGLRALALAAGDRRPSGELLVDALRDPAELAAIERRWAAPAQAVAALLATARDTAARPGATAEDVLWAVWQTSGLADRWFGAILRGRTPGGPAGTVPVGGVTDAGARWRAAAADRDLDAVMALFDAAARFVDRLPGARTEVFLDHVLGQQLPADTLAPSGDRGEAVRLLTAHAAKGLEWDVVAVAGVQEGVWPDLRLRGSLLGSERLVDVLTGRADGAGLTASLVAQTSALLDEERRLFYVAVTRARRRLLVTAVASAGVGGLDHEEQPSRFLHELGVSTVDADGEELPTLPVGRPPRSLTLPALVAELRTVVTDQTAQPQRRQEAAAVLGRLAVAGVPGAHPDDWWGLRPLSDDRPLVDEGESVRVTPSTMESALRCSLRWLLERHGGRGEPSAAAGVGNLVHAAAMLAEDASVDRAKLLEYVAARFDAIDLAARWMAGPELARAEGMVDKLLRWLASNPRRLLAIEHEFTVRLDDPRQPVELTGRVDRLEIDADGRLVVIDLKTGKSTSVTAAELAEHPQLGAYQAAVEAGAFAEYGDDAGGAALVQLGTPVKEAKEQQQEPLADTDDAGWATAMVRRTAQTMAASTFSAVANSSCRVCPVKTSCPVSGKGRQVVEPPAEHG
- a CDS encoding UvrD-helicase domain-containing protein, which produces MTQQSLFAAAPPPRRRPDAGPRYTPQELSRLLKLPPPTPEQAAIIAAPVEPLLVVAGAGSGKTETMAARVVWLVANDQVRPEQVLGLTFTRKAAGELAHRIRTRLGQLVRQLGRQGRREEEDPLAGEPMVATYHSYAARVVTEHGLRAGYEPSARLLTEASRWQIVDFLVRNYDGDMSEVDRAPGTVTDAVLALAGELAEHLVTPDQLAGWTGRFFAEVQSRPGRVYADVRRALTIQQIRLRLLPLVRAYQQRKADFEAMDFADQMSRAAQVARDHPAVGELERDRYRVVLLDEYQDTSHAQVVMLRSLFGGGHPVVAVGDPCQSIYGWRGASAGTLDRFPGEFARADGTPARSLTLTTSWRNRPEILSVANQLSGPLRTAGARVAALAAAAKVAPPIPGRTARGAPAATVHCALLDTVLDEAEWIADGMLAAWRGAAGVEPGRGDEIPVDARPTSAVLVRVRSQIPAVEAALRARGLPVEVVGLGGLLDTPEVRDVVSTLRVLADPTDGAALLRLLTGARWRIGPRDLVALHRRARAIADARRELPRAGAAEPEIVVDRLDEASLVEALADPGPAQLYSAEGYARLRGYGRELALLRQRLDQSLPDLIADVERTTGLDVEVAVRAGGAGGGDAGLARGHLDALGDVAARFAGESDTATLSAFLAFLDAAEDEERGLSPGEIDVVSGAVQILTAHAAKGLEWDVVAVAGLTRDVWPGAVRGSDHYLYGLGVLPFPLRGDADGLPALVLDDAEDQKAVERELTEFSKRWREHDEREERRLAYVAVTRPRRLLLCSGYWWGAGVKRHRGPSVFLREIHDDCLAGAGVVDHWAAEPLPGAANPIDEVTVRAEWPADPLGAQRPRMTEAANLVRQAMDRPVDPPDDEPSAGWWAEARILLAERDQLAHGVGPVDVPLPDQLSVSQLVALRRDRFGLARTLRRPLPGRPDPYARRGTAFHAWLEQRFGADRLLDVDELPGSADADAAPDDALLELQERFLASEWAGRVPVEVEVPFATVISGVVVRGRMDAVFAGPGGRYDVVDWKTGRQPTGVAEAAAAVQLAAYRLAWADLAGVPVEQVRAAFHYVRDGVTVRPADLLDRAGLAKLINDLPLLGGTSDS
- a CDS encoding cold-shock protein; its protein translation is MAVGTVKWFNADKGFGFITPDEGGADVFAHFSAIQSSGYRSLDENQRVEFEITQGQKGPQAANIRPL
- a CDS encoding DEAD/DEAH box helicase encodes the protein MSTTTILHVQTPSFADLGVPASLLAALTANGINEPFPIQAATLPDSLAGRDVLGRGRTGSGKTLAFGLPLVARTAGRRARPGRPLALVLVPTRELAQQVTAAVEPYARAVRLRCVTVVGGLSIQRQADALRSGAEIVVATPGRLNDLVNRGACQLDDVTVTVLDEADQMADMGFLPQVTMILRKVAPGGQRMLFSATLDRGVDRLVREFLTDPVSHQVDPSTATVGAMSHHLLHVSAADKPATTAAIAARDGRVIMFIGTKHRADRLARQLLASGVRAAALHGGKSQGQRNRILEQFKTGQVTALVATDVAARGIHIDDLDLVLNVDPPADHKDYLHRGGRTARAGAAGVVATLVLPEQRRDMDRLMAAAKIRPQRSSVSPADAELARVTGARTPSGVPVTLPAPTRAVAAKNTPAGTADGTGTGRRPGRRPGGRRRPARRPAAR